TGAATTGGAAATTATATTTGAAATCTCAAAATATACTAAAATAATAGTTAATCTATTTTCAAATAAATACAATCAAAAGTCAATACAAAGCTTTATAAATTTTGGCTTTGAATTAGAAGAAGGGTATGAATATAAAATTGATTTAACAAACAAATCTATAATTGAAAAACATAAAGAAGTATCAAACTTGGAAAATACAAAAGCCGTTGCATTTACAAGTAGAATAAATCAAATAGCTTTTATAAAAGAATCAATAACTAATGCAGTAAAAAGTGGAATAAAAGCAGAGAATATAGCATTAATAGTCCCTGATGAAAAGTTTGTAGAGATATTAGAACAGTTTGATGATGAACAATATTTTAATTATGCTATGGGTAAAAGTATAAATAATAGCAAACTTTATAAAGTAATAAATTCCATATATAGTTACCTAAATGAAAATGAAAGAAAAACAAAAGAATCAATAGAGTTTTATAAAATCAATACTGAAATGATAGATAGTATTAAAAAAATATGGAATAAGAAATTAGATAAAAATAATTTTGATATTTTAATCGAATATTTAAAATCAATAGAGCATAATAAAGAGTTAACAGAAAAATTTGATGAATTAACTTACAAATTAGATCACCTGTTTTTTAACACTTCTCAAAATATACTTTTCAAAGAAGCTGTGAAAATTCTTATTCAAAAAATACAAAAAATAACACTTGATGATATTAACTCTGGGCTTATTACTGTAATGGGTTTACTTGAAACTAGGGCAGTTGAGTTTGAAGCAGTTATAATATGTGACTTCAATGAAAACTATATACCAAAATCAAGTATTAAAGATAAGTTCTTATCATCAATTATTAAAAAAAGAGTAAAACTTCCCACTCAAAAAGATAGGGAGAATCTACAAAAGTATTACTATTATAGATTGATGAATAAAGCAAAAAATCTATATATCTCATATACACAAAATGAGACTATGCAAGTAAGTAGATTTGCAGATGAATTGTTTAAAGATGAAATTAATCCATCCACAAAAGATAAACAATATAAACAAATACTTTATAAGAATAAATCAATAGAACATTTTAATGAAACTATCGAATATGAGATTGATTTATCAAAGCAAGAGTGGTCTGCTACTTCACTTAAAAAGTATTTAGAGTGTAAAAGAAAGTATTACTTAGAGTATATATGTAAAATAAAAGAGCATAACATAAGCTTAAAGCCAAAAGGATTTGAATTAGGAAGTATGGTTCACAAAACATTAGAAAGTGCATATAAGAGCTTTCAGGTGCAAAATATTAATTATGAGCTTATTAAATCACTTTTTGAAAAACAGATGAATGAAAATCCCTTTTTACTTTTAG
This portion of the Arcobacter nitrofigilis DSM 7299 genome encodes:
- a CDS encoding PD-(D/E)XK nuclease family protein; translation: MLQTSKILIVFPTSRAIRESIKRRSNENLLLPSYLTIDEFLKKSISIKNKKYIDEEQRFLYLKNASDIKNLSKLGISNNFTSFLKQSDYLFRFFGELAAEKVSIDSIDEVDTYEYYKEHISILKKIYNNYVTILDTNNVVDKINLPNNYEINQNFLNRYESIEIYFEGYFTNFELEIIFEISKYTKIIVNLFSNKYNQKSIQSFINFGFELEEGYEYKIDLTNKSIIEKHKEVSNLENTKAVAFTSRINQIAFIKESITNAVKSGIKAENIALIVPDEKFVEILEQFDDEQYFNYAMGKSINNSKLYKVINSIYSYLNENERKTKESIEFYKINTEMIDSIKKIWNKKLDKNNFDILIEYLKSIEHNKELTEKFDELTYKLDHLFFNTSQNILFKEAVKILIQKIQKITLDDINSGLITVMGLLETRAVEFEAVIICDFNENYIPKSSIKDKFLSSIIKKRVKLPTQKDRENLQKYYYYRLMNKAKNLYISYTQNETMQVSRFADELFKDEINPSTKDKQYKQILYKNKSIEHFNETIEYEIDLSKQEWSATSLKKYLECKRKYYLEYICKIKEHNISLKPKGFELGSMVHKTLESAYKSFQVQNINYELIKSLFEKQMNENPFLLLDKEIFLRKLNIFVEFENKRFEDKNLSVLEIEKDFKFDYNGIVLKGSIDRIDKQDDKYLLIDYKTSASLKIDSIKTYENSVDFQLEFYYLACLELFGYDKIKAYYYDLNNSKLLEEVVLLEKLELLKNIFIELKTKKVNFEKCEKTSTCQYCEFKTICDR